The Arthrobacter sp. NicSoilC5 genome has a window encoding:
- a CDS encoding AAA family ATPase — translation MTPTATVAMTRALGISREIEDAAWFVLGPGLQGKASPLDGRTRTWSVPAAAELLDRLDRGIADPKAPMMTNLRENLEGATRGAKQLAVELLFLQSLPLAHEVKSLKVKRARVAEAAGWLEPPLELPEELYAGMTDHGVIRDRTAEFNWTIWDHLKWLCRFVRNVAQRPAAVVQAAIKDPLQFHRLAASTPDDQPAIRRSIEFLAWPSYFEPVVADVERQEIRDAFASLVGGAKGDGEEDITADIHRIRLHLDEQAGQRIDWYSRQLVSQWRKVGDPGRRAWLLRTHSDHAELLTAWHGEEKVTLDVEHLRTLDPGVTAGLVQHAVDEDYKHLGYVEREDTKTAVFAFLTVMKPGDLVLYQHAGTVRLGGVLGEPQYNDDNRRLRRKVRWFDDGHTATSLPRHVQRQLATPGIVVDVTRVVQALQALLPAEAETEPDGDTDGAAVVPPVQEGFRPLTQEFAASLHMELEPLQEIADLLEENRQLVLYGPPGTGKTYLAKHLAAELADDTTDERVKLVQFHPSYAYEDFFEGYRPDKTDEGQVSFKLVAGPLRRLAEEAAKPGNEKKPYFLIIDEMNRANLAKVFGELYFLLEYRDDRIYLQYSPNEPFTLPDNLYIIGTMNTADRSIAMMDAAIRRRFSFIELHPQTEPVKGSLLRFLEARQLDTTPALLLDALNGAIDEWDRDLMIGPSYFMKPAAQTPAGLRRIWKYELMPLLEEHYHGQLTRAQLEERFGLDQLLGRVAAR, via the coding sequence ATGACCCCCACTGCCACTGTTGCCATGACCCGCGCCCTCGGCATCTCCAGGGAGATCGAGGACGCGGCATGGTTCGTGTTGGGTCCCGGCCTCCAAGGCAAGGCCTCGCCCCTGGACGGCCGCACCAGGACATGGTCCGTTCCGGCGGCCGCGGAGCTGCTCGACCGGCTGGACCGCGGCATCGCTGACCCCAAAGCCCCGATGATGACGAACCTCCGCGAAAACCTGGAGGGTGCCACCCGCGGAGCAAAACAGCTGGCCGTGGAGCTGCTCTTCCTCCAGTCCCTTCCGCTGGCCCACGAAGTGAAGTCCCTCAAGGTCAAGCGCGCCCGCGTGGCCGAAGCCGCCGGCTGGCTGGAACCGCCGCTGGAACTGCCAGAGGAGCTGTACGCCGGGATGACCGACCACGGCGTAATCCGGGACCGGACCGCCGAATTCAACTGGACCATCTGGGACCACCTGAAGTGGCTGTGCCGGTTCGTGCGGAACGTTGCCCAGCGGCCGGCTGCCGTGGTGCAGGCGGCTATCAAGGACCCCCTCCAGTTCCACCGCCTCGCCGCATCCACCCCCGACGACCAGCCCGCCATCCGCCGAAGCATCGAATTCCTGGCGTGGCCCAGCTACTTCGAGCCCGTCGTGGCGGACGTGGAGCGGCAGGAGATCCGCGACGCCTTCGCCTCCCTGGTGGGCGGCGCGAAAGGCGACGGGGAAGAGGACATCACCGCGGACATCCACCGCATCCGGCTGCACCTGGACGAGCAGGCCGGCCAGCGGATCGACTGGTACTCCCGCCAGCTGGTCAGCCAATGGCGCAAAGTGGGCGACCCCGGCCGGCGCGCCTGGCTGCTCCGGACCCACAGCGACCATGCCGAGCTGCTCACCGCCTGGCACGGCGAGGAGAAGGTGACCCTCGACGTCGAGCATCTCCGCACGCTGGACCCCGGCGTCACCGCCGGCCTGGTGCAGCACGCCGTGGACGAGGACTACAAGCACCTCGGCTACGTGGAACGCGAAGACACCAAAACCGCGGTCTTTGCCTTCCTGACCGTCATGAAGCCCGGGGACCTGGTGCTGTACCAGCACGCCGGAACCGTACGGCTGGGCGGCGTGCTGGGGGAGCCCCAGTACAACGACGACAACCGGCGCCTGCGCCGCAAGGTGCGCTGGTTCGACGACGGCCATACCGCCACCAGCCTTCCCCGGCACGTCCAGCGCCAGCTCGCCACCCCCGGCATCGTGGTGGACGTGACCCGCGTGGTCCAGGCGCTGCAGGCGCTGCTTCCGGCGGAGGCGGAAACCGAGCCCGACGGCGATACTGACGGCGCCGCCGTCGTCCCCCCTGTCCAGGAGGGTTTCCGCCCTCTGACGCAGGAATTCGCAGCCTCGCTGCACATGGAACTGGAGCCCCTCCAGGAGATCGCCGACCTGCTGGAGGAAAACCGCCAGCTGGTCCTCTACGGCCCTCCCGGCACGGGCAAGACCTACCTGGCCAAGCACCTCGCCGCGGAACTGGCGGACGACACCACGGACGAACGCGTCAAGCTGGTCCAGTTCCACCCGTCCTACGCCTACGAGGACTTCTTCGAGGGCTACCGGCCGGACAAGACGGATGAAGGCCAGGTGTCCTTCAAGCTGGTGGCCGGTCCGCTGCGCCGCCTCGCCGAGGAAGCCGCCAAGCCCGGCAACGAGAAAAAGCCGTACTTCCTGATCATCGATGAGATGAACCGCGCCAACCTGGCCAAGGTGTTCGGCGAGCTGTACTTCCTGCTGGAGTACCGCGATGACCGGATCTACCTGCAGTACAGCCCCAACGAGCCGTTCACGCTGCCGGACAACCTCTACATCATCGGCACCATGAACACCGCTGACCGGTCGATCGCGATGATGGACGCGGCTATCCGCCGGCGCTTCTCCTTCATCGAGCTGCACCCGCAGACGGAGCCGGTCAAGGGCTCCCTGCTCCGGTTCCTGGAGGCCCGCCAACTGGATACCACCCCGGCACTGCTGCTGGACGCGCTCAACGGGGCGATTGACGAGTGGGACCGGGACCTGATGATCGGCCCGTCCTACTTCATGAAGCCGGCAGCCCAAACCCCTGCAGGTCTGCGCCGGATCTGGAAGTACGAGCTCATGCCGCTGCTGGAGGAGCATTACCACGGCCAGCTGACGCGGGCGCAGCTGGAGGAGCGGTTCGGGCTGGACCAGCTGCTGGGACGCGTTGCAGCGCGCTGA
- a CDS encoding Hpt domain-containing protein → MSTSDDAPRPLVDQSVLDRLRDELEEEEGYSRVFVGNFIEYLPQRLGRLRLALTTGDLEGSMDAVLSLKTSSQMVGAERLAGLALELENEIRAEARHADMAVALPRLAATYLRPITQCSRQTMHRLQAQCCPGAKR, encoded by the coding sequence ATGAGCACATCAGATGATGCCCCCAGGCCGCTGGTAGACCAGTCCGTCCTGGACCGGCTGCGGGACGAACTCGAGGAGGAGGAAGGCTACAGCCGCGTCTTCGTGGGGAACTTTATCGAGTACCTGCCCCAGCGGCTGGGCCGGTTGCGGCTGGCCCTGACCACGGGTGATCTGGAGGGCTCCATGGACGCGGTCCTGAGCCTGAAGACGTCAAGCCAGATGGTGGGAGCAGAGCGCCTGGCCGGACTGGCCTTGGAGCTGGAGAACGAGATCCGGGCCGAGGCTCGCCACGCAGACATGGCGGTGGCGCTGCCCAGACTGGCCGCCACCTACCTGCGGCCCATCACCCAGTGCAGCCGGCAGACCATGCACCGGCTGCAGGCTCAGTGCTGCCCCGGGGCCAAACGGTAA
- a CDS encoding glycosyl hydrolase has product MLRSLFVALIIGVGLAVSVIQPASAAATSPQVSLNPTSGPAGSAVTVAGTGFRASTTGTVIVGSTTFAFQTTSTGAFSTGITIPAAATGNLTITAKTSSIKASATFVVQAAPAPAPAPAPAISSAALRFGAATPGGPLASSELDEVATVSGEIPSIVMSYKDFLQSPPITELDAVRSRGATPLVTWEPWAWGGGVNQPAYSLARITAGDFDGYISQWGQSLAAWGKPVMLRFAHEMNGNWYPWAEGVNGNQPGDYIAAWRHVHDVVAGTGAANVQWVWSPNVPYWGSTDLAGLYPGPGYADIVALDGYNWGTSQTWSSWVSPVDLLGPGISQLRTLAPGKPVLVAETASSELGGSKATWNTDLVSYLAAQPDVMGFVWFHMQKETDWRINSSDSSASAFKSALLARRS; this is encoded by the coding sequence ATGCTTAGGTCCTTATTTGTCGCGCTCATAATCGGGGTTGGATTGGCGGTTTCCGTCATCCAGCCGGCCAGCGCAGCAGCCACGTCACCGCAAGTTTCGCTCAACCCCACCTCCGGACCGGCCGGTTCCGCCGTGACGGTCGCCGGAACCGGGTTCAGGGCCTCCACCACAGGCACCGTGATCGTCGGGTCCACCACGTTCGCGTTCCAAACAACCTCGACGGGTGCGTTCAGCACAGGCATCACCATTCCGGCGGCGGCTACCGGGAATCTCACCATCACCGCCAAGACGTCGTCCATCAAGGCATCCGCCACATTCGTGGTCCAGGCGGCGCCGGCTCCGGCGCCCGCACCGGCGCCGGCCATCAGTTCCGCCGCCTTGCGCTTTGGAGCGGCAACGCCGGGGGGACCCCTGGCCAGTTCGGAACTGGACGAGGTTGCCACCGTGTCCGGGGAAATCCCTTCCATCGTGATGAGTTACAAGGATTTCCTACAGTCCCCGCCCATCACTGAGCTGGACGCTGTCCGCTCCCGCGGAGCCACGCCCCTGGTGACCTGGGAGCCGTGGGCATGGGGAGGCGGCGTCAACCAGCCGGCGTATTCGCTTGCCCGGATTACTGCCGGGGACTTCGACGGGTACATCAGCCAGTGGGGCCAGTCCCTCGCGGCCTGGGGCAAACCGGTCATGCTGCGCTTTGCCCACGAGATGAACGGCAACTGGTATCCCTGGGCCGAAGGCGTCAACGGCAACCAGCCAGGAGATTACATAGCCGCCTGGCGGCACGTGCACGACGTCGTTGCCGGCACGGGCGCCGCGAACGTCCAGTGGGTCTGGTCGCCCAACGTGCCGTACTGGGGCTCCACTGACCTGGCAGGCCTGTACCCGGGCCCGGGCTACGCGGACATCGTGGCCCTGGACGGCTACAACTGGGGCACCTCGCAAACCTGGAGCAGCTGGGTTTCCCCCGTGGACCTCCTCGGCCCCGGCATCTCCCAGCTCCGCACCCTGGCCCCCGGGAAACCCGTGCTGGTCGCGGAAACGGCGTCCAGCGAACTGGGCGGTTCCAAAGCGACCTGGAATACGGACCTGGTGTCCTACCTTGCCGCCCAGCCGGACGTGATGGGCTTTGTCTGGTTCCATATGCAAAAGGAAACAGACTGGCGCATCAACAGCAGTGACTCGTCGGCGTCGGCGTTCAAGTCCGCCCTGTTGGCTCGAAGAAGCTAG
- a CDS encoding HAMP domain-containing sensor histidine kinase: protein MSDPTAWSSGRLRFFKRPFHEYRLTDRVALSQMPLFVTTLLTAFLVWAFFPDTMGNPLFVTFLVSQLAIMALCYLIPWDRLPYTSFLAIPLLDFISIGAGREGGQESLTGISLLAVFPVIWLCASGYYPRAALWFSFLGPLAIIWVPLLLKGNFTPQDFARSLLLPVMMLGIGVSVSVLTLSMMRQQKQLEEKDEQLRANLRTSKRQESLLNTVLDTVHLGVLAIDADGHDILMNRKQRANHELARPKNIADPNESQLLVYGPDRKTLIPVQERPVRRAVLGETFTDYLVWLGDGKDQRALVTTARAMKDSDGNFTGSVIVFSDVTDLVNALTAKDDFVSSVSHEFRTPLTSILGYVEILLADDPDEPEREMLEIIRRNSERLLTLVSDLLASRNGQLIVSPDAVDVAELVRSSVSSALPRAAAAGVELRAETPERLEARVDSARISQVLDNLVSNAIKYSPDGGEVVVSLARENGHLACRVKDTGMGMSPEDTSEVFAKFFRTSNVRRTAIPGVGLGLPISKAIVEAHGGTIDVESTLGEGTTFTFRVPVQRS, encoded by the coding sequence ATGAGCGACCCCACTGCCTGGTCCTCGGGCCGGCTGCGGTTCTTCAAGCGGCCCTTCCATGAGTACCGGCTGACGGACCGGGTGGCCCTGAGCCAGATGCCGTTGTTCGTGACCACGCTCCTCACGGCTTTCCTGGTGTGGGCGTTCTTCCCGGACACCATGGGCAATCCCCTCTTTGTTACGTTCCTTGTTTCGCAGCTGGCCATCATGGCGCTCTGCTATCTGATCCCCTGGGACCGGCTGCCCTACACCAGCTTCCTCGCCATCCCGCTGCTGGACTTCATCTCCATCGGCGCAGGCCGCGAAGGCGGCCAGGAAAGCCTGACGGGAATCAGCCTGCTGGCCGTCTTCCCCGTCATTTGGCTCTGCGCGTCCGGCTACTATCCGAGGGCCGCGCTGTGGTTCTCCTTCCTTGGACCGCTGGCCATCATCTGGGTGCCGCTGCTCCTGAAGGGCAACTTCACACCGCAGGACTTCGCGCGCTCACTGCTGCTGCCCGTCATGATGCTGGGCATCGGCGTGTCCGTGAGCGTCCTGACCTTGAGCATGATGCGCCAGCAGAAGCAGCTGGAAGAAAAGGACGAGCAGCTGCGGGCCAACCTGCGGACCAGCAAACGCCAGGAATCGCTGCTGAACACTGTGCTGGATACCGTGCATCTGGGCGTGCTGGCTATTGATGCCGACGGCCATGACATCCTGATGAACCGGAAGCAGCGGGCCAACCATGAACTGGCCCGGCCAAAGAACATTGCGGACCCCAACGAATCGCAGCTGCTGGTCTACGGCCCGGACCGGAAAACCCTGATCCCCGTCCAGGAGCGTCCCGTGCGCCGCGCCGTCCTGGGCGAAACCTTCACCGATTACCTGGTCTGGCTGGGTGACGGGAAGGACCAGCGGGCACTCGTGACCACGGCCCGGGCCATGAAGGACTCCGACGGCAACTTCACCGGCTCGGTGATTGTCTTCAGCGACGTCACGGACCTGGTGAATGCACTCACCGCCAAGGACGACTTCGTCTCCAGCGTCTCCCACGAATTCCGGACCCCGCTGACGTCCATCCTGGGCTACGTTGAGATCCTGCTGGCCGATGATCCGGACGAGCCTGAACGGGAGATGCTGGAGATCATCCGCCGGAATTCCGAGCGCCTCCTGACCCTGGTGTCAGACCTGCTGGCCAGCCGGAACGGCCAGCTGATCGTCTCGCCCGACGCCGTGGATGTTGCCGAACTGGTGCGCAGCAGCGTGTCCTCGGCGTTGCCCCGCGCAGCCGCAGCCGGCGTGGAACTGCGGGCGGAAACCCCGGAACGGCTGGAGGCCCGCGTGGACAGCGCCAGGATCTCCCAGGTCCTGGACAACCTGGTGTCCAACGCCATCAAATACTCCCCTGACGGCGGCGAGGTGGTGGTGTCGCTGGCGCGGGAAAACGGCCATTTGGCCTGCCGGGTCAAGGACACGGGGATGGGCATGAGCCCGGAGGACACCTCCGAGGTGTTCGCCAAGTTCTTCCGGACCAGCAACGTCCGGCGCACCGCCATCCCGGGCGTCGGCCTGGGCCTGCCCATCAGCAAGGCGATCGTGGAAGCCCACGGCGGGACCATCGACGTCGAGAGCACGCTGGGCGAGGGAACGACGTTTACGTTCCGGGTTCCGGTGCAGCGGTCCTGA
- a CDS encoding ABC transporter ATP-binding protein: MSPRRKDADSVEQATQPAPPQDDDYFEEEFTPSEADGDMFGGMPAKKAQHFWPSAKRLMGLLKPEAMGIYAVVGLVVISVVLNVIAPKILGQAMDVIFAGVVGRQLPAGASKEQFVAGLRQQGQDNFADMVSRMELVPGTGINFSRLSMLIAIVLLMYFVANIFMWLQGYVLNRIVMKVIRRLRDDTESKLNRLPLNYFDTRQRGDVLSRVTNDVDNIQQALQQAFAQLVNSVLTVVGIVIMMFIVSWQLALIALVALPLSGVAAGVIGARSQKLFAAQWKNTGSLNGQIEESFSGHDLVRVFGRDADMLARFEERNEALYKASFGAQFVSGIIFPVMQFVSYLSYVGIAVVGGLRVASGAMSLGDATAFIQYSREFTQPLGQMAGMANMLQSGVASSERVFEFLDADEQDAETATEHLPAKTDGHVDFRGVTFSYTPDKPLIENLSFTAEPGNTVAIVGPTGAGKTTLVNLVMRFYELNSGSIMLDGVDVTHLSRSELRSKVGMVLQDAWLFGGSIYDNIRYGNLDATEEQVMAAAKATFVDRFVRALPEGYNTVIDEEGNNVSAGEKQLITIARAFVANPSLLILDEATSSVDTRTELLVQKAMAALRSDRTSFVIAHRLSTIRDADTILVMENGRIVEQGNHQVLLAAGGAYHRLYMSQFAGADAGDFPVDDSTAVRS, translated from the coding sequence ATGAGTCCCCGCAGGAAGGATGCCGATTCCGTGGAACAGGCCACACAGCCCGCCCCGCCGCAGGACGACGACTACTTCGAAGAGGAATTCACGCCCTCCGAGGCGGACGGGGACATGTTCGGTGGCATGCCCGCCAAGAAGGCCCAGCACTTCTGGCCTTCCGCGAAACGCCTCATGGGCCTCCTGAAGCCCGAGGCCATGGGCATCTACGCGGTGGTGGGCCTGGTGGTCATCTCCGTGGTCCTGAACGTCATAGCTCCCAAGATCCTGGGCCAGGCCATGGACGTCATCTTCGCCGGGGTAGTCGGCAGGCAGCTGCCGGCCGGCGCCAGCAAGGAGCAGTTCGTGGCAGGCCTGCGCCAGCAGGGCCAGGACAACTTCGCGGACATGGTTTCCAGGATGGAACTGGTACCGGGCACCGGCATCAACTTCAGCAGGCTCAGCATGCTCATCGCCATCGTCCTGCTCATGTACTTCGTGGCCAACATCTTCATGTGGCTGCAGGGGTACGTGCTGAACCGCATCGTCATGAAAGTGATCCGGCGGCTCCGCGACGATACCGAAAGCAAGCTGAACCGCCTGCCGCTGAACTACTTCGACACCCGGCAGCGCGGCGACGTGCTGTCCCGCGTGACCAACGACGTCGACAACATCCAACAGGCGCTCCAGCAGGCGTTCGCGCAGCTGGTGAACTCCGTGCTGACCGTGGTGGGCATTGTGATCATGATGTTCATCGTCTCCTGGCAACTGGCGCTGATCGCCCTGGTGGCGCTCCCGCTGTCCGGGGTGGCGGCCGGGGTGATCGGGGCCCGGAGCCAGAAGCTGTTCGCAGCCCAGTGGAAAAACACCGGGTCGCTGAATGGCCAGATCGAGGAATCCTTTTCCGGCCACGACCTGGTCCGCGTCTTCGGCCGGGACGCTGACATGCTGGCCCGGTTCGAGGAACGCAACGAGGCCCTGTACAAGGCAAGCTTCGGGGCGCAGTTCGTCTCCGGGATCATCTTCCCCGTCATGCAGTTCGTGTCCTACCTCAGCTACGTGGGCATCGCCGTGGTGGGCGGACTCCGGGTGGCCTCCGGCGCCATGTCCCTGGGCGATGCCACCGCGTTTATCCAGTACTCCCGCGAGTTCACCCAGCCGTTGGGCCAGATGGCCGGAATGGCCAACATGCTCCAGTCCGGCGTAGCGTCCTCGGAACGCGTTTTCGAATTCCTGGACGCCGACGAACAGGATGCCGAAACCGCCACCGAACACCTGCCGGCCAAAACCGACGGGCACGTGGACTTCAGGGGCGTCACCTTCAGCTACACCCCGGACAAGCCGCTCATCGAGAACCTGTCCTTCACGGCGGAGCCTGGCAACACCGTGGCCATCGTCGGGCCCACGGGAGCCGGCAAGACCACCCTGGTGAACCTGGTGATGCGCTTTTACGAGCTCAACTCGGGCTCCATCATGCTGGATGGTGTGGACGTCACCCACCTCAGCCGCTCCGAACTGCGCTCCAAGGTGGGCATGGTGCTGCAGGACGCCTGGCTGTTCGGCGGATCCATCTACGACAACATCCGCTACGGCAACCTCGACGCCACAGAGGAACAGGTCATGGCGGCCGCCAAGGCCACCTTTGTGGACCGGTTCGTCCGGGCGCTCCCCGAGGGCTACAACACCGTGATCGACGAAGAGGGCAACAACGTCAGTGCCGGCGAGAAACAGCTGATCACCATTGCCCGCGCATTTGTGGCCAACCCGTCGCTGCTGATCCTGGACGAAGCCACCAGTTCCGTGGACACCCGCACCGAGCTCCTGGTGCAGAAGGCCATGGCGGCGCTGCGCTCAGACCGGACCAGCTTCGTCATCGCGCACCGTCTCTCCACCATCCGTGATGCGGATACGATCCTGGTTATGGAGAACGGACGAATCGTGGAACAGGGCAACCATCAGGTGCTGCTCGCTGCCGGCGGGGCCTACCACCGCCTCTACATGTCGCAGTTTGCCGGGGCGGACGCCGGGGACTTCCCGGTTGACGATTCGACGGCGGTGCGCAGCTGA
- a CDS encoding McrC family protein — protein MQRADPRASVRHLVLDELSTGLVERLDAPSASFLNSSGLAKASPMGMGLYRIEPVGKVGSVRTPTLQLDVRPKDRLGLSRLLFLLSYAGEQGFRPELVAADEDRELWSALAESLAQLAERALGRGVLQGYLTVDESLRTVKGRIRISDQISRRPGMLVPLEVSYDEFTEDIAENRILRAALERMGQVPGVRPEVLGRLRQLKGKLDAVTRLPAGAPVPPWTPTRMNLRYHAVLRLAELILRNASAEAGEGRQQTASFVVDMAQVFEDFVGTALRSAMASYPGELRLRYNALLSEAVRDSDRLSVRPDAVHMLGGRPVVAYNAKYRAASDAGASLTADHYQMLAHCTALAVPTAWLVYAGKGEMKLRRILNTDIDIVEFPLDLSQPPSAILASIRDLASQSWGEVLRTAAPEPGT, from the coding sequence TTGCAGCGCGCTGACCCCAGGGCGTCCGTGCGGCACCTGGTCCTGGACGAGCTGTCCACCGGGCTGGTTGAGCGGCTGGATGCGCCAAGCGCTTCCTTCCTGAATTCCAGTGGCCTGGCCAAGGCCTCGCCCATGGGCATGGGGCTGTACCGGATCGAGCCGGTAGGCAAGGTGGGCTCGGTGCGCACCCCCACGCTCCAGCTGGACGTCCGGCCCAAGGACCGGCTGGGGCTCAGCCGGCTCCTGTTTTTGCTCAGCTACGCGGGGGAGCAGGGGTTCCGCCCGGAGCTGGTGGCGGCGGACGAGGACCGGGAGCTGTGGAGCGCGCTGGCGGAGTCCCTGGCGCAGCTGGCCGAGCGTGCCTTGGGCCGCGGGGTCCTGCAGGGCTACCTCACCGTGGATGAATCCCTGCGCACGGTCAAGGGCCGGATCCGGATCTCGGACCAGATCTCCCGCCGCCCCGGCATGCTGGTCCCGCTGGAGGTCTCCTACGACGAGTTCACCGAGGACATCGCCGAGAACCGGATCCTGCGCGCCGCCCTGGAAAGGATGGGGCAGGTGCCCGGCGTCCGGCCCGAGGTGCTGGGGCGGCTGCGCCAGCTGAAGGGAAAGCTCGACGCCGTCACCCGCCTTCCAGCAGGCGCCCCGGTGCCGCCGTGGACGCCCACCAGGATGAACCTGCGCTACCACGCAGTGCTGCGGCTGGCGGAGCTGATCCTGCGCAACGCGTCCGCCGAGGCGGGGGAGGGCAGGCAGCAGACAGCGTCGTTCGTGGTGGACATGGCCCAGGTTTTCGAAGACTTCGTGGGAACGGCACTGCGCAGTGCGATGGCGTCATATCCGGGGGAGCTGCGGCTGCGTTACAACGCCCTCCTCAGCGAGGCGGTGCGCGATTCCGACCGGCTGTCCGTGCGCCCTGATGCCGTCCACATGCTCGGCGGACGCCCGGTGGTTGCCTACAACGCCAAGTACCGGGCGGCCTCGGATGCCGGCGCGTCGCTGACTGCCGACCACTACCAAATGCTGGCCCACTGCACCGCGCTCGCCGTGCCCACCGCCTGGCTGGTCTACGCGGGTAAAGGCGAGATGAAGCTCCGCCGCATCCTGAACACCGACATCGACATCGTGGAGTTCCCGCTGGATCTCAGCCAGCCGCCGTCGGCCATCCTGGCATCCATCCGGGACCTTGCCTCCCAATCCTGGGGCGAGGTGCTCAGGACCGCTGCACCGGAACCCGGAACGTAA
- a CDS encoding very short patch repair endonuclease — MPDDSSAAKPTADRLTPEQRSWNMSRIRGKNTKPELLVRQLLHARGYRYRLHGRSGSTRLPGNPDLVFAARHKVIFVNGCFWHFHDCRVGKHAPKANAEFWAAKRSRTRERDAGQRRKLEDAGWEVLTVWECELKNRSALEAQLVHFLEAGA, encoded by the coding sequence ATGCCGGACGATTCCAGCGCTGCCAAGCCCACTGCAGACAGGCTCACTCCTGAGCAGCGCAGCTGGAACATGTCCCGGATCCGCGGGAAGAACACCAAACCCGAGCTGCTGGTGCGGCAGCTCCTGCACGCCAGGGGCTACCGGTACCGGCTGCACGGCAGGTCCGGCAGCACCAGGCTGCCAGGCAATCCTGACCTCGTCTTCGCCGCCCGGCACAAGGTGATCTTCGTCAACGGCTGCTTCTGGCATTTCCACGACTGCAGGGTGGGCAAGCACGCCCCGAAGGCCAACGCCGAGTTCTGGGCAGCGAAACGGAGCCGGACCCGGGAACGCGACGCCGGCCAGCGCCGGAAGCTGGAAGACGCCGGCTGGGAAGTGCTGACGGTCTGGGAGTGCGAACTGAAGAATCGATCGGCACTCGAAGCCCAGCTGGTGCACTTCCTCGAAGCCGGCGCCTGA
- a CDS encoding PLD nuclease N-terminal domain-containing protein has protein sequence MAGNKNRTARKKKTWKEMSPGAKMGTIVTGLVQVSLLVAAQRDISRRPAELINGPKAAWRAASFVNFIGPMGYFIFGRKHSATGK, from the coding sequence ATGGCCGGCAACAAGAACCGCACCGCCCGGAAAAAGAAGACCTGGAAGGAAATGTCACCGGGTGCCAAGATGGGCACCATTGTGACGGGCCTGGTTCAGGTGTCCCTGCTGGTTGCCGCCCAGCGCGACATCTCCCGGCGGCCGGCAGAACTCATCAACGGGCCCAAGGCCGCGTGGCGGGCGGCGTCCTTCGTCAATTTCATCGGCCCCATGGGTTACTTCATCTTCGGCCGGAAGCACTCCGCCACGGGCAAGTAG
- a CDS encoding response regulator transcription factor, which yields MSEARVGLVIEDDHDIRELVRTVLTQAGFEVTVASGGAEGVLMAKSLNPDVITLDLGLPDIDGFEVSRQIREFSDAYIVMLTARTEELDTLIGLESGADDYLTKPFRPRELRARVAAMMRRPRSVPDPHEVSVDASADSAAHPERGNFTHNGLELSYASRTVTVDGKEMNLTRTEFELLYALLEAGRTVRTKSDLVRRLRDEDYDVGSYISEADERSVEVHMGNLRKKLGDSPQQPRWLQTVRGVGYRLAPGQH from the coding sequence ATGAGTGAGGCACGTGTGGGTCTGGTCATCGAAGATGACCACGACATTCGGGAACTGGTTCGCACTGTGCTGACCCAGGCTGGATTTGAGGTAACCGTCGCCAGCGGCGGCGCCGAGGGCGTCCTGATGGCCAAGAGCCTTAATCCCGATGTCATTACCCTGGACCTGGGGTTGCCCGACATCGACGGCTTTGAAGTCTCCCGGCAGATCCGCGAGTTCTCGGATGCGTACATCGTGATGCTGACGGCGCGCACCGAGGAACTGGACACCCTGATCGGGCTCGAATCGGGGGCCGATGACTACCTCACCAAGCCGTTCCGGCCGCGGGAGCTCCGCGCGCGGGTTGCGGCCATGATGCGCCGGCCACGGTCCGTTCCTGACCCGCACGAAGTTTCGGTGGATGCCTCCGCGGACAGCGCGGCCCATCCGGAGCGCGGAAACTTCACCCACAACGGCCTGGAGCTCAGCTACGCCTCCCGCACCGTCACCGTTGACGGCAAGGAGATGAACCTGACCCGTACGGAGTTCGAACTCCTTTACGCGCTCCTGGAAGCAGGACGGACGGTCAGGACCAAGTCCGACCTGGTGCGGCGGCTCCGCGACGAGGATTACGACGTCGGCAGCTACATCAGCGAAGCAGACGAACGTTCCGTGGAGGTCCACATGGGGAACCTGCGCAAAAAGCTGGGCGACTCGCCGCAGCAGCCACGGTGGCTGCAAACCGTTCGCGGGGTGGGTTACCGTTTGGCCCCGGGGCAGCACTGA
- a CDS encoding thioesterase family protein codes for MRWGDMDAYGHINNVQIVRMLEEARIAAFGPPRGAGLPGIEPPVSLFNDVPAGTLALVVDHKIRYVRTLEYRNVPAVVQVWIGAVKGASFDIHYLLQDPVTREDCVKASSHLAFVDEATGRVQRLSQEQKDRMAPYRH; via the coding sequence ATGCGCTGGGGCGACATGGACGCCTATGGCCACATCAACAACGTCCAGATCGTGCGGATGCTGGAGGAAGCCCGCATCGCAGCCTTCGGACCGCCCCGGGGCGCGGGCCTTCCGGGCATTGAGCCCCCGGTGTCGCTGTTCAACGACGTCCCGGCCGGGACTCTTGCCCTGGTGGTGGACCACAAGATCCGTTACGTCCGGACACTGGAGTACCGCAACGTTCCTGCGGTGGTCCAGGTATGGATCGGTGCCGTCAAGGGCGCCAGCTTCGACATCCACTACCTGCTCCAGGACCCCGTTACCCGGGAGGACTGCGTGAAGGCGAGCAGCCATCTGGCGTTCGTGGATGAAGCCACGGGCCGGGTACAAAGGCTCAGCCAGGAACAGAAAGACCGGATGGCCCCCTACAGGCACTAA